A genomic stretch from Theobroma cacao cultivar B97-61/B2 chromosome 4, Criollo_cocoa_genome_V2, whole genome shotgun sequence includes:
- the LOC108661678 gene encoding uncharacterized protein LOC108661678 — translation MSPRREQPPFTRSAGRGRGRFQRRQLGAIEEELTASTIRAAPTAEQTKTPPHPPPPLPLTSIPAMPLEAVQALAAFFTAIAGQAQAGQALPTVPLAAPSVPPSPPPVPPPVLDVSDSKKLKEARQHSCVSFMGESDATVAKEVVRMALRAEKLANENKSLRAELAKRRSLSVSSSQPPNRGKNSSVSGSSRRCRNCGNYHVGPCRGPARCFRCDQPGHIRRDCPQLGRATVAAPSPPAHTDMQRRDSSGLQPRQG, via the coding sequence ATGTCTCCTCGACGCGAACAACCACCTTTCACTAGATCAGCTGGaaggggaagaggtcgtttCCAACGTCGTCAGTTAGGTGCAATAGAGGAGGAATTGACTGCATCcaccattcgggcagcacctaCTGCTGAACAAACCAagactcctccacatcctccacctcctctACCACTTACTAGTATTCCTGCTATGCCTCTTGAGGCAGTTCAGGCATTAGCAGCCTTCTTTACTGCTATTGCTGGCCAGGCTCAGGCTGGTCAAGCTCTTCCTACAGTTCCTCTGGCTGCTCCTTCAGTACCACCATCCCCACCTCCTGTCCCACCACCAGTGCTGGATGTTTCTGATTCTAAGAAGCTTAAAGAGGCTAGGCAACATagttgtgtttcttttatggGTGAGTCGGACGCAACCGTGGCTAAAGAGGTGGTGCGAATGGCTTTAAGAGCCGAGAAGCTTGCGAATGAAAATAAGAGTCTGCGAGCTGAGTTAGCAAAAAGGAGAAGTCTAAGTgtatcttctagtcagccaccAAACAGGGGCAAAAACTCCTCTGTTTCAGGAAGTTCACGtagatgcagaaattgtgggaattatcatGTTGGGCCGTGCAGAGGGCCTGCACGATGTTTTCGTTGTGATCAACCGGGTCACATTAGGAGAGATTGCCCACAGTTAGGACGGGCTACGGTAGCTGCtccatctccaccagctcatacggatatgcagaggagagattcctcTGGATTGCAACCGAGACAGggatga